The following coding sequences are from one Stigmatopora nigra isolate UIUO_SnigA chromosome 10, RoL_Snig_1.1, whole genome shotgun sequence window:
- the tmem128 gene encoding transmembrane protein 128, with amino-acid sequence MLNESEFATLRNRFKKDAELLMQAEASLAEQDKCPEGKDIKPLPRINKHSVFWILAAIAVTHYADFFRHIIGNDAIKSWWFNVGLLLLGICLCLATFCIGYLEWFKGIVHYDQEYPTIPPITTAAFIAASCSFNIALWPVWSFFTPLILFTQFMGVVMLISLLG; translated from the exons ATGTTGAATGAAAGTGAATTCGCAACACTGAGAAACCGTTTCAAAAAAGATGCAGAGCTATTAATGCAAGCTGAAGCCTCGTTGGCTGAACAAGATAAGT GTCCAGAAGGAAAAGATATCAAGCCGCTCCCTCGAATTAATAAGCATTCTGTTTTCTGGATTTTGGCAGCTATTGCTGTTACCCATTATGCAGACTTTTTTCGCCACATCATTGGAAATGATGCTATAAAAAG TTGGTGGTTTAATGTGGGCCTGCTGCTCCTTGGAATTTGCCTGTGTCTCGCCACATTTTGTATTGGCTACCTGGAGTGGTTTAAAGGAATTGTGCACTATGACCAAGAGTACCCTACAATCCCTCCCATTACCACTGCTGCTTTTATTGCTGCATCATGCAG TTTCAACATTGCTCTTTGGCCTGTCTGGTCCTTCTTCACTCCGCTCATCCTCTTCACGCAGTTCATGGGTGTGGTCATGCTGATTTCTCTTCTTGGATGA
- the otop1 gene encoding proton channel OTOP1: MSPTMVEHNSLDVMCLNKYCNSSSSSSSSENEKTIWTKLKLNLAEDYPRKNAEILSGQYGTNVLLIGAALMLALAHHNPSVKEDHLLSFLTCLMILQLVWMLWYMIVRRRHKNTRTEKDVHATTCWIRGGLTLLALLSMIMDVFRIGYYVGYQGCVSAILGVYPVIHASHTISQVHFLWFHIKDVIKSFETLERFGVIHAVFTNLLLWSSGVMSEAEHFLNNHKRRLSALGYENLTIVHNEPQCNCTTSTCSMFSSSLYYLYPFNIEYHIFVSAMLFVMWKNIGRTMDFSSNQKRLATKTQGLTLGPILGLVALASTIGILVVYITHVEGSVQTRRSAISMFYIYGIVMLVFMCSACASGLLIYRADHIAPDVSKNPSRQLDTELLFGSSIGSWFMSWCSIVAVLGATSSPPYRWTNLIYSLLVVLEKCIQNLFIIESLYRRQENAGRGDPELVASPEIFSVTSSLAPSYNGIFNRAYDTPDRACVAMENEQEESGKVYKCPREPSSEVPTPFGNQVADTPNFKRQILKNISVFLIMCNISLWILPAFGCRPQYENGLEQEAFGFSIWTTTLNFAVPLNLFYRMHSVASLFEVFRRV; the protein is encoded by the exons ATGTCTCCCACAATGGTCGAGCACAACAGCTTGGATGTTATGTGCCTGAATAAATACTGCAAcagctcgtcgtcgtcgtccagcTCCGAGAACgaaaaaactatttggacaaaGCTGAAGCTGAATTTGGCAGAGGATTACCCGAGAAAGAACGCCGAGATTCTGAGCGGACAATACGGGACCAACGTGTTGCTGATTGGAGCGGCACTTATGCTCGCCCTGGCCCACCACAACCCATCTGTCAAGGAAGATCACCTTTTGTCATTTCTCACCTGCCTCATGATACTCCAGCTTGTCTGGATGTTGTGGTACATGATAGTGAGACGCAGGCATAAGAACACACGCACAGAGAAGGACGTCCATGCCACCACATGCTGGATCAGAG GAGGTTTGACTCTTCTTGCACTCCTCTCCATGATTATGGACGTGTTCCGAATTGGATATTATGTTGGATATCAAGGCTGTGTGTCGGCTATTCTTGGGGTTTACCCCGTCATCCATGCAAGTCACACTATCTCACAG GTGCACTTTCTTTGGTTTCACATCAAGGATGTCATTAAAAGCTTTGAAACATTAGagag GTTTGGTGTAATCCACGCAGTCTTTACCAACCTTCTCCTCTGGTCCAGTGGCGTGATGTCAGAAGCCGAGCACTTCTTGAACAACCATAAGAGAAGGCTCTCTGCTCTGGGATATGAAAACCTCACTATAG TTCACAATGAGCCTCAGTGTAACTGCACCACTAGCACTTGCTCCATGTTCTCCAGCAGCCTCTACTATCTCTATCCCTTCAACATCGAGTACCACATCTTTGTCTCGGCTATGCTCTTTGTCATGTGGAAGAACATTGGGAGGACAATGGACTTTTCTTCTAACCAGAAACGCTTGGCTACCAAAACCCAAGGTTTGACCCTAGGCCCCATTCTGGGCCTAGTTGCCCTTGCCAGCACCATTGGCATTCTGGTGGTTTACATAACCCACGTGGAGGGTTCAGTTCAAACACGGCGCTCAGCAATTTCCATGTTCTACATTTACGGGATCGTCATGCTGGTGTTTATGTGTTCTGCCTGTGCTTCAGGTTTGCTTATATATCGGGCAGATCACATAGCACCAGATGTTTCAAAGAACCCCTCCAGGCAGCTGGATACAGAGCTGCTTTTTGGATCATCTATCGGCTCATGGTTCATGTCCTGGTGCAGCATCGTGGCCGTGCTGGGAGCCACCAGCAGCCCCCCTTACCGATGGACCAATTTAATCTATTCTCTGCTCGTTGTATTGGAGAAGTGCATCCAGAATCTCTTTATCATAGAATCTCTGTACCGCCGGCAGGAAAACGCCGGGCGGGGTGACCCCGAATTAGTAGCTTCGCCTGAAATCTTCTCAGTGACTTCCTCTCTGGCCCCATCTTACAATGGCATCTTCAACCGAGCTTATGACACACCCGACAGGGCTTGTGTCGCCATGGAAAATGAGCAGGAAGAGAGTGGAAAGGTGTACAAATGTCCGAGGGAACCATCATCTGAGGTGCCAACGCCCTTTGGAAACCAAGTGGCCGACACTCCAAACTTCAAGAGGCAAATCCTGAAGAACATTTCTGTCTTCCTGATTATGTGCAACATCTCG CTTTGGATCCTCCCTGCTTTTGGTTGTCGACCTCAGTATGAAAACGGTTTGGAGCAGGAGGCATTCGGTTTCAGCATATGGACTACCACACTCAACTTTGCGGTTCCTTTAAACCTTTTTTATCGCATGCACTCAGTTGCTTCTCTATTCGAGGTCTTCCGTCGCGTCTGA
- the drd5a gene encoding D(1B) dopamine receptor, which translates to MEKPEKYLSSVQGTDPAPPPRGETMWNGTESQVTGDGERDGVVLRALTGCLLFLLILWTLMGNILVCAAVLRSHHLRTKVTNVFIVSLALSDLFVAVLVMPWKAVAEVAGYWPFGTFCNIWVAFDIMCSTASILNLCIISVDRYWAISSPFRYERKMTPRVAFVMISVTWTLSVLISFIPVQLNWHKASGGVSAGASNSSTGRWIEENCDSSLSREYAISSSLISFYIPVAIMIVTYTRIYRIAQIQIRRIASLERAAEHAQSCRSNRIECQHHNTLKTSIKRETKVFKTLSVIMGVFVCCWLPFFVLNCMVPFCDKPPTDQHAGLPCVSETTFDVFVWFGWTNSSLNPIIYAFNAEFRKAFASLLGCRYFCSNTPVETVNISNELVSYNQDTMFHKEMASAYVNMIPNVVECEETFDRLSQLTVNNDNATNSVCDLEDCEAVISLDRMSPFMPNGLH; encoded by the coding sequence ATGGAGAAGCCTGAGAAGTACCTGTCGTCGGTGCAGGGGACCGACCCCGCGCCTCCACCGCGCGGGGAGACCATGTGGAACGGCACCGAGTCACAGGTGACCGGCGACGGCGAGAGAGACGGCGTGGTTTTGCGCGCCCTGACCGGGTGTTTGCTCTTCCTCCTGATCCTGTGGACGCTCATGGGGAACATCCTGGTGTGCGCCGCGGTGCTGCGCTCCCACCACCTGCGGACAAAAGTGACCAACGTCTTCATCGTGTCCTTGGCTCTGTCGGATCTGTTTGTGGCCGTGCTAGTGATGCCCTGGAAGGCTGTGGCTGAGGTAGCGGGATACTGGCCATTTGGCACTTTCTGTAACATCTGGGTGGCGTTTGATATCATGTGCTCCACCGCCTCCATCCTCAACCTTTGCATCATCAGTGTGGACAGATACTGGGCCATCTCCAGTCCCTTTCGCTACGAGAGGAAAATGACTCCGAGAGTGGCGTTTGTCATGATTAGCGTCACTTGGACGTTGTCAGTGCTCATTTCATTCATACCGGTCCAGCTCAACTGGCACAAAGCCAGCGGGGGTGTCTCGGCTGGGGCTAGCAATTCCTCCACAGGTCGCTGGATTGAGGAAAACTGTGACTCCAGTCTGAGCAGGGAATACGCCATCTCCTCCTCGTTAATTAGTTTCTACATCCCCGTAGCAATTATGATTGTGACATACACCCGAATATACCGGATTGCTCAAATCCAAATTAGGAGAATAGCTTCTCTGGAGAGAGCTGCGGAACACGCGCAAAGTTGCAGGTCAAACAGAATAGAGTGCCAACACCACAACACTTTAAAGACGTCTATCAAGCGGGAAACCAAAGTCTTCAAGACACTCTCTGTGATTATGGGGGTCTTTGTGTGCTGCTGGCTGCCCTTCTTTGTCCTCAACTGCATGGTTCCTTTCTGCGACAAGCcgcccactgaccagcatgcgGGTCTGCCCTGCGTCAGCGAGACCACCTTcgatgtgtttgtgtggttcGGCTGGACCAACTCATCCTTGAACCCCATCATTTACGCCTTCAACGCCGAGTTTAGGAAAGCCTTTGCCAGCTTGTTGGGCTGCCGCTACTTTtgctccaacacccccgtgGAAACTGTCAACATCAGCAATGAGTTAGTGTCCTATAACCAGGATACTATGTTCCACAAGGAGATGGCCAGCGCCTATGTCAACATGATACCCAATGTAGTGGAATGCGAGGAGACTTTTGACAGGCTCTCGCAGCTTACTGTTAACAATGACAACGCCACCAACTCGGTGTGCGATTTGGAGGACTGTGAGGCTGTTATCAGTCTCGACAGGATGTCCCCATTCATGCCCAATGGATTACATTAA